Part of the Paroedura picta isolate Pp20150507F chromosome 3, Ppicta_v3.0, whole genome shotgun sequence genome is shown below.
CTCTCTCTGTGAGAGGCTCTATGTAAAGGTACAAGGTTACTGCGGTCTCCGTCCTCCAGGAGCGGCTCGCAACTGCTGATATCGTCTTTCATGCTGGGGAGAGCTGATGAGGAAAAGATGGCTTAGAATTAGGGACTCCTCTCTGCCACATATACAAGAACATATATTTGAACTCTTTATGAATCAGTACTGCTGCCAAGtcaggaagaggttcctgacgaagcggttcctcagtgcaacaggcttcctcgggaggtggtgggttctccatctttggagatttttaaacagaggctgacggagaggctgattttgtggaggctcaagggggtggcaggttacggtggatgagcgattgggatgtgggtgtcctgcacagtgcagggggttggactagatgacccaggaaatctcttccaactctatgattctaactctgttTTAAACCAGCCATTCTTTACGATTGCCATCTCCAGcccaggaaatttctggagattatgGGGGGCAATGCCTGGGAAGAAGAGTGGCAGAATGCCCTGGAGGGATGCAATGCTACAGAGTCTGCCTCCCTAAACTGCTATTCCTTcccagggaacagatctctgtaatcAGATCACATAATTCCAGGATAACTCCAGGCCACATCTTGAGGTTGGTAACCTAGTTGGTTCTAGACGATTCACTCTCTCTCAGCACCCTGCCTCTCAGTCTGCCACACAAGAGTGAACGTATTGGCCAGttttacagggttgttgcaaaGATTACAAGAATGTGAACGTTTGAACACGGAAAGCAGTGAGCACTGTTGTTGCAGGTGCCGGCAAAGATCTGGATACACAACAATGCTTGTGCCAAAGCTAGGCTACGCTGCATTCTTGTCCGGTTCACGCTGCACACTTTATACCTGTTTTGGAGTCGCAGTGTAGGCAAGGTATGTTTACTGAGCAAACAGTTCCACCGATTTCAAAGGAATTTCCACCCTCCTAGTTACGCATGCTTCAAACAATACCCCTATTGTGGGGCCTCAACACTCAGTGTGACAAAAACGTTCCTGTAATTGGCTGGGATTGTACTTGGTATGGCCAATCAGCCCTATGTGAACTCAGCAACACACCTCTGCTCTAATCATCCCGGATTTGGGTAGTTTTACATTATGGAGTTGTTTCACCTAACTCAGGCCCACACCATTTTTTTGGCTTTTCCGGAAGGGCTCCAGGGTGTGTCCACAGTTTGAATTATAGTTTCTCCCACCACCAATGTTTTAAAAGGCTCTGGGAGAGGGCAAGATTTGGTGCCCAGCTCCATGGCTTCAATGCCCTAAGCTCTCTACCACACCTGCCACTTAGACAAGGCATCCGACAATGGAGGCTACTCTGGTTTCCAGCTCTGCagtttcagtgtgtgtgtgtgtgtccccacaGCCCCCCACACGTTGTGTTCCAGGTAAGACTTCTCTTCTTCTGGCTGCCTGTCTGCCCCACATTCACTTGGAAAAAGGCTTCCCcatgctgtccccccccctcggCAGAATCCCAAAATGAATCAGGCCTCCATGCCCCTGAAAGTTAAACTGTAAAGATTTCTAGGAGCTCCCAAAACACATTTGATGTGGCCCTGAATCTAGCAGCTGTAACTGGGATATTCTTCGAATCCAAGCAAACTTTGGCTTACCCCCCAAAGGAACAGTGGGTGTTCCTGAAGTCCAGGATATAAGGGAGAACAACTCAAGTGCCTGCCAGGATTTTCATAGAACTGGACCTGGTCCATGTAGAGCAGGGACGgaggtgtatgtgtgtatgtatgtacatgTACACATATGGCCACACACACTCTCTGAGCAAAGCTGGTTTCTGCTTTGCAGAGGGCTGGGTGAATGTAGAAAGGCAAGTCATAAAGTGATTCAGAGTTAGGAGAGGGATCGCTGCAGGAATTTTGGTCCTTGGCAGAAGGatcctttcccaacccagagcaaagTGAGGTCCCATGGATATTATTGCTTTTTAAAGATCCATGCAGAGACTTCAGCGGCCAGAGACCCTTTTGTTAAGGAATGTAAAGGGCAATCCACTAGGCATCCCCCTTGTCCTAGGCAGGTACCCTTCCTTGGCATCTCTATTAAGCAAGCCCaacacggggggagggggtgttcccttttgcccccaccccctctttaaaaaaaaagggatgcCAAAAGCGAGTCACTGCTGTAGGTGCAGGCCGGCCTACTTTCCTTCTCCCCCGGGAAGGCATTCTTGCAAGAATTATTCGTACAACCTCCATCAGAAAGAGGGAGCTAAAGGGAAAGGCTGCAACCCAGAGGGGTCCGGGGGGTGTGGGGGCATGTGGGACTCAGTTAAGGAACCCCtccaacccccctcccttccagtgTGGGACTCAGTTAAGGaaccccctccatcccccctcccttccagtgTGGGACTCAGTTAAGGAacccctccatccccccctcccttccagggtggGACTCAGTTAAGGAacccctccatccccccctcccttccagggtggGACTCAGTTAAGGAacccctccatcccccctcccttccagggtggGACTCAGTTAAGGAacccctccatccccccctcccttccagggtggGACTCAGTTAAGGaacccctccaacccccccccttctggtGTGGGACTCAGTTAAGGaaccccctccatcccccctcccttctggtgTGGGACTCAGTTAAGGaaccccctccatcccccctcccttctggtgTGGGACTCAGTTAAGGaaccccctccatcccccctcccttctggtgTGGGACTCAGTTAAGGaaccccctccatcccccctcccttctggtgTGGGACTCAGTTAAGGaaccccctccatccccccctcccttccggTGTGGGACTCAGTTAAGGaaccccctccatccccccctcccttccagtgTGGGACTCAGTTAAGGAACCCCtccatccctcctcccttccagTGCTTTGCAGAAATAGCAGCCGCGGGGGTTAAGCCAGAAGAAAAGCTTCCCCTGTTGAATTTTGCCTGTCAGGCCGCGGTCAGAGGGAAACTGGAGAAGCCCAGATATTTTTTCCAGCTTCATCCCATCCCCACCACAAAGCATTTTTGCCGGCCAAAGCAGAGCCCAAAGCCCACAAGGAGCCTCTCCGGAACAGCAGGAAGGCACCGGcgaccccccacccctacccccacccctcaccagcCTTTTGCTCGGGGGgtttaggggtttttttgttttttaccccACCTCTTTCCTCCCACCCGCACCCTCTACTCCGGGGCCACCCGCCGCAGCTCAGTAAGCCCCCGcagcaaggaaaggggaggggggaccctcaCAGGCGCCCTTCCTTCCTAGAAAAAGCGCCTGCTGGGGGAAAGCGAGGCGCGGGGGCGAAGCAGACCTGGCCCAGCCGGACACCGAAGTTTCGGGAGAGAGGCGGCCTTGACCACGGCCCCCCGCAGACGTCGGGGAAGGGGCTTGCGTCAGGCGCGGCTCCTCCGGCGCTCAGCCTCCTTTTCGCCTCGGCAGCCTCCAGCTCGAGGATCCGCCCTGCGGCCCAGCCCCCTTCTTGTCGGGGCCGGGAGCGATCAGATTACCGTCCAACCGGCCCGGAGCAAAGGGGGAGGCAGGCGGGGgacgcgggcgggcgggctctgAAAGTCTCCGCGCTGAAAGGGACCGCTCCTGCTTCGAGGGGAGCGGCTATTCCAGAAGTTAAGCCCTTCGCAGGACATTGAGCGCTTGTAAAATCCTCCCGGAAAGCCTGCCTCTCCCGTCGGTGTCCGGAGCGGGCCGGCCCGGGTGCTTGGTGGACTTTTGTGCGGGTGCAAAGCGGGAAGGCGTGCTACCGTCTGGGGGTGACTCCCGTCCAGCATTAGGACCAGGGCGGGGAGTTGGAAGTTCTTTCCCGGTCCCTTGGGTGCAGTTCCATGTTTTTTgcgaataaaggtaaaggtgtcccctgtgcaagcaccgggtcacgtctgacccttggggtgacgccctccagcgttttcgtggcagactcaatacggggtggtttgccagtgccttcctcagtcattaccgtttaccccccagcaatctgggtactcattttaccgacctcggaaggatggaaggctgagtcaaccttgagccggctgctggggttgaactcccagcctcatgggcagagctttcagactgcatgtctgctgccttaccattagAGGCTCTAATAGGAGCCTGCAAATAAGCCTTGGGCACCACCTTGAATCAGCCAGTGCACATTTTCAAGGAAAGGGCAGGCCCTAATACTAACAAGCCATACTGATTGCTATCTATATATACAACAGGCAATGCGGGCAAGTGGTCAAAGCACTGGGACTGGGACTTGACCAATAAGAGGCCTGTAATGTATGCATTCCAACCAATCATATGCCTGTACTGTTGTCCAATCACAGGGCCCTCCTCTCAGAACCAATCAGATTCCTCAGCGAGAAGCACTGAACTGTATATAAGAGCATTGAGTTGCATGCTTGCTGTTTGGTGTTCTGGTTCCTGTCGGAGTTAATAAAAAGCagattggtttgtttatttataagtaTAATAAAAATAACCAGCTTTTTATTAACTCCAACCCAAATCAGAAAGTTTGAAGAACCTTATGGCAGTCTCTTCCCtctttaggctccaccccaagaatctccaggtatttgctcCCCCcccgacctggagttggcaaccttaactgaACAGCAGGTATTTTCAGCAAAAGTATATTATGAAACATTAGACTGGACTACATGAGTTGCTTCCAGTAACTTATTGAAACATGGTCATCTCATGGGCCATTCCAGGCAAGCGGCAATTCAAAACATGCCTGCTTAtgtctccaaatctccaaatcAATAATGGAGAGGCTGTGGGTCATGGTAaaccatctgcttggcatgcaggcaaGCCAAGGCTCAATTTCCAGGCAAAAAGGTCCAGGAATAGGTGTTACGAAAgacttttctctgcctgggaccctggagggaTGCTACCAGTCTGACTTCAATGACTGcaggtctgattcaggataaggcagcttcatgtgttcatgtaacGTGGATGCCTGGCAGTGCCCTTCCTCCACAACATTTTGAGCCTGCATCACCAATTGTGGCCAGCTATACCTcaggccaaaagaagaaggggacgacagagaattaggtggatggatggagtcactgaaacagtaggtgcaaacttaaatggactccggggaatggtggaggacaggagggcctggaggatcattgtccatggggtcgcgatgggtcggacacgacttcgcacataacaacaacatacctCAGGCCAATTTTTTCTACACAGGCAGAGGGCAGTGGATGAGATTATTCAAATTAAAGTTGCATGTTGTGCCAAGATTATTTTCTCTGTCTGTAGACAAATCCCACCATGGGTTACAATCCCATCTTTCACAGGTTGGgcgtcctctagatcaggggtagtcaacctgtggtcctccagatgttcatggactatgattcccatgagtccctgccaccaaatgctgtcagggactcatgggaattgtagtccatggacatctggaggaccacaggttgactacccctgctctagatgcaaACTTGAGATCTGCAGAGGAATGGCAGGTTCATTATTAATCATTAACAACAGATGCTAACTGAACTGAGGGCAGAGGGTCACAGGCCCCTCTCCATTTCCCTGCAAGCAAGCTGCCAGGTGTAATAAACTGCCAATGGAGGGCTTGGACAGCAGGACTATGAAaggagatcaagatgggtagccatattagtctgtCCGTAATGGAgcaagattccagtagcaccctaaagactaacaaCGTTTGTGatactgcttacttcttcagatacagctagaatgtgaatcCATCCATCCTTAAAACTGGAGAGAAGAGTGATTTCAGAAGCTGAATGACAATGAAGGGTGAGTGACAACAGCAAGCATGATTGGATTAGTTGTGTTATGCAAAAAGGTAGTAGGCATGGAGgaatcagcattggtaatgagacagaaaACCTAGGTCTCAGTTCAGTCCAGGAGGCTATGCtgccttgagcttcattatcGGTTGAGGGGCATCCAGTCCCCACATTCTCAGtgtcttaaaaacacacactgtCTTGACAGATGCTTATCCAAacttctcctaaaaacttccagtgatGGAGACTCCATCCCCCTCCACGGCAGCATGTTCCATCTACAATTTTCTCTTTCTAATCTCTCTCTGGAATTTTGAACTTTATGCCCCTAGGACAAATCTTTTTAATCTAGCTAAGAGGTTCTAAAACTTTGGAATTTTCAGCAGCAAAGCCAGTGAAGATAATAGCCCTGAAATTCCaggaaaaagacacacacacccccctccTTCAAAACCTGAAGACTACTGGATTCCTGGATTCTGTTAATCTTCTATATTGTATTCTGTACTGTGTAGTGTATTTGCACACAGTtgaacatttaaaacatacaattcCTTTGGTTAacgttagattcaggtgggtagccaagttggtccGAAGCAACAAAACAGTCTTGAGTTCAtgagtacctttaagaccaacaagtttaattctgggtacctGAAGAAGTGCATCTGCACGTGAAAGTTTATAACCAATTTAAAttttctggtcttaaaggtgtcactagatgcaaactttgttctttggTCAACATTTGTTATTTcacaaaaaagattttaaaaatatatatacagatCTGATCCAAACACCAGGGCTGCAATCTTAGGAACACTTTCCCATgagcaagccccattgaataaacaGGACTTACTTCCAATTAGATCTGTTTAGGAACACTGTCCACAATATAAATTGCTTATGCTGCACCCAGAGCATACCAGTGCATGCTCCAGAAGCCCAGGGTGACAACTGGCAGAAGCCAGGAGATTACTGAACTGCATAATGTACAGACTGAAAAGGAGTAATAAGAAACATAGGGACCAGGGCAAATATTGCTTCGTCCACGAAGGTAATAGTGCAGAAGTGTGACTTCAGCAAGCCCAGAACATGCAGGGCTTTTTTCTGTTCCAGCTCACTTTCCACATCCATCACCACCAGATCGAAACAATCCTCTTCTTCTCCACCCCACCAATTGCATGTTTATTACTAAGGCTTTCAGCCAAATAAGCACTACCGTCCCATTTCTTTTCAGTCCCCTCCCTCGCTCCTTCTACATTACCTATTTATAACAAAGCTTCCTCTTTCCCAAGTCTGCCAAGGTTCCAGGGAgaatgcagaggagagtgatgaggatgaccaagccctaggaggaaaggatgacttaggaatgttcagcctggagaagaggaggtggagaggggacaggattgctctctttagaatcctagaatcatagagttggaaggggccatacaggccatctagtccaaccccctgctcaacgcaggatcagcccagagcatcctaaagcatccaagaaaagtgtgtatccaacctttgcttgaagactgccagtgagggggagctcaccacctccttaggcagcctattccactgctgaactactctgactgtgaaattttttttcctgatatctagcttatatcattgtacttgtagtttaaacccattactacgtgtcctctcctctgcagccaacagaaacagcatcctgccctcctccaagtgacaacctttcaaatacttaaagagggctatcatgtcccctctcaacctccttttctccaggctgaacattcccaaatccctcaacctattttcatagggcttgatcccttggccccagatcatcttcgtcgctctcctctgtatcctttcaattttatctacgtccttcttgaactgaggcctccagaactgcacacagtactccaggtgtggtctgaccagtgccgtatacaatgggactatgacatcttgtgatctgaaaggctgtcacaggGAGCGGTCAGTTTTTCAAAAAGCAAGTTAGAAACAACAGCTGCAGCAGGTTGGCACTTAAAGGAAACTAGCTGAAACCACACTCAAGAGCTCCCCCACACTTTCACACACTTAAGCCCTGCGCCATGCCTGTGACAGCTGTTTCGCCTCTCCTCTGATGATGTTTCTCCCTCTGCTTGCCGATGCTGAGCTTTGAGGCGGGCTGACCTGCATCGGGACTTTAAATCTCCTCTCCACCCATGCTGAAGTTGCCTGTGTGGGTCAGGGATCCTGGAGGACATGGGAGAGCTGGCTGACTGAAGTGTCAGCTCAGGGCCAGGGGATGAAACACGCACTTCATTGCCTTCCAGCTGTGATCCGTCATCCGGTTGTTCAGCTGCAGCTGGATAGTGGCAGACAGGCCCTGAATCCAGCTGTTCATCATCAGAGGAGTCCGAGCTGTTCCACGGCAAGCAGTTAAGAACTGAATGCAATGCATGCAGGGGACAGTATTAGAAAGAAACCTGTTCTTGACAGCCTCAGTGGCGGAGTCTCTGGTGCACCATCAGGTGAGAACTGCGTCGGAAGTTCTTCCCGCAGCATGGGCACTTGAAGGGTTTCTCCCCGTTGTGGATCCTCTGATGCGCAAGGACATTTGAGCTCCTGCTGAAGCACTTCCCGCAGTCAGGACACTTGTAAGGCTTTTCTCCCGTGTGGGTTCTCTCGTGCGCAGCCAGATTGGAGCTGCGGCTGAAACATCTCCCGCAGTCGGAGCACCTGTACGGTTTCTCCCCCGAGTGGGTTCTCTGGTGGACAATCAGCTGAGCCTTCTGGCTGAAGCTCTTCTCGCATTCGGCACACCGGTAgctcttctcccctgtgtgtgtctTCAGGTGCTGCAGGAGGTGGGTGTTCTGGCTGAAACCTCGGTCGCAATGCGGACAGGTGTAGGGCTTCTCGCCCGAGTGGGTCCTCCGATGTTTGATGAGGGCAGACGTGTCCCCAAAGCCTTTCCCGCATTCGGGGCAAGGGCAGGGTTTCTCTCCCGAGTGGATCCTCTTGTGGATTTCCAAGTGTGAGTTCTGgcggaagctcttcccgcactgcGTGCACCTGAAGGGCTTGTCTCCCACGTGGGTCCTCTGGTGCTTGACAAGGGCTGAGGTGGTcatgaagctcttcccgcactccacACAAGGGCAAGGCTTCTCCCCTGGGTGGACcaacctgtggaggaggaggggggagctatGATTGGAACTTTTTCCACCGTCAGGGCACTTAAAGGGTTCTTCTCCCATGTTGAGTTGCTGATGGAGATCCAGGGCAGTTCTGCTGACAAATTTCTTCCAGCAGTCTGCGCAATCGTAAGGTTTATCCCCCGCATGAATTCTCTGGTGCCTGATCAGGTGGGAGCTGTCACCAGAAGTCTTCCAACACTCACCACATCTAAAGAGCCTGTGCAGCAGCTATCATCCAAGTTCTGTTGGAAGCCTGGATTTCCCGCTACTTGAACAGAGTTTTCTTCAAGCACCACAacatcttcctcctccccctcttctttgaAAAAGTGGCTTCCGCCTGTTTTAATTTGTTCCAAAT
Proteins encoded:
- the LOC143831575 gene encoding uncharacterized protein LOC143831575, whose product is MGEEPFKCPDGGKSSNHSSPLLLHRLVHPGEKPCPCVECGKSFMTTSALVKHQRTHVGDKPFRCTQCGKSFRQNSHLEIHKRIHSGEKPCPCPECGKGFGDTSALIKHRRTHSGEKPYTCPHCDRGFSQNTHLLQHLKTHTGEKSYRCAECEKSFSQKAQLIVHQRTHSGEKPYRCSDCGRCFSRSSNLAAHERTHTGEKPYKCPDCGKCFSRSSNVLAHQRIHNGEKPFKCPCCGKNFRRSSHLMVHQRLRH